In a genomic window of Ipomoea triloba cultivar NCNSP0323 chromosome 3, ASM357664v1:
- the LOC116012876 gene encoding uncharacterized protein LOC116012876, which yields MLVSNKKKNGGQNKKPQQTKKTTNPRHSSNNKFGVLAEEAEEGELNQQSKKGNAKPPNPKVFVNNSQQKVVQTSRGYARNRNVPNTYANTSAPQPAVLPSPRQNINSRGSTQPQGRGFAGGLLLLWNQSNINLEIVGHTSQSIHSKVKQGSDDLFITFSYVRPNLLAKTGFWENCSLFGNNIQGPWVILGDFNDIASTDGQWGSDTISNSSPQRFVDAFSLCGLLDMGFSGPKFTWCRSVGNKITQLRRLDRIFWIVRVQMAFPECKAATLPRVYSDHNPVLFIDEAGSPPDINTRPRCFEAMWLTRDDYSSIWREAAQSTNNNIVDIIVDLSEKSFPWNRNVFKYPSKNNPPLNRSWTDDPTVISLHINDFFTSLFRRTEREEYSDMSNINDCHKIPTAQANRLSRRAAPAEV from the exons ATGCTTGTgtcaaacaaaaagaaaaatggtgGACAGAATAAGAAGCCGCAACAGACCAAGAAGACGACCAACCCTCGTCACTCCAGTAACAATAAATTCGGTGTTCTGGCCGAGGAAGCTGAGGAGGGGGAATTGAATCAACAATCGAAGAAAGGTAACGCTAAACCTCCTAATCCTAAGGTTTTTGTGAATAATTCGCAGCAGAAGGTGGTGCAGACATCTAGAGGCTATGCACGTAACAGAAACGTGCCCAACACCTATGCCAACACGTCAGCTCCACAACCTGCGGTCCTCCCATCTCCTCGGCAGAATATTAACTCCCGGGGTAGCACTCAGCCACAGGGGCGAG GTTTTGCAGGGGGTTTACTTCTCCTTTGGAATCAATCCAATATCAACCTCGAAATTGTTGGGCATACGTCTCAATCTATTCACTCTAAGGTGAAGCAAGGGAGTGACGATTTATTTATCACTTTTTCCTATGTTAGGCCAAACCTGTTGGCGAAAACTGGATTCTGGGAGAATTGCAGTCTTTTCGGCAATAATATTCAGGGTCCTTGGGTCATCTTAGGGGACTTTAATGATATTGCCTCTACGGACGGACAATGGGGTAGTGATACCATCAGTAATTCTAGCCCCCAGCGTTTTGTGGATGCATTTAGCCTTTGCGGTCTCCTGGATATGGGGTTTTCAGGCCCGAAGTTTACCTGGTGTCGATCGGTTGGTAACAAAATTACCCAGCTGCGCAGGCTTGACAGGATTTTTTGGATTGTTAGAGTTCAAATGGCTTTCCCCGAATGCAAGGCTGCCACTCTTCCTAGGGTATATTCAGATCACAACCCGGTTCTCTTCATAGACGAAGCAGGGTCTCCCCCCGACATTAATACTCGTCCAAGGTGCTTTGAAGCAATGTGGTTGACAAGAGATGATTATAGTAGTATCTGGAGAGAAGCCGCTCAATCGACAAATAACAACATTGTGGACATCATTGTAGACTTGTCCGAGAAAAGCTTCCCGTGGAATAGAAACGTTTTTAAATACCCATCAAAGAACAACCCTCCG CTTAATAGGAGTTGGACAGATGACCCGACAGTTATTTCTCTCCACATTAATGACTTTTTTACCTCTCTTTTTCGCAGGACTGAGCGGGAAGAATATTCAGACATGTCTAATATTAATGATTGCCATAAAATACCTACAGCTCAAGCTAACCGTCTGAGTCGTAGAGCTGCCCCAGCAGAAGTTTAA